The Cottoperca gobio chromosome 22, fCotGob3.1, whole genome shotgun sequence genome contains a region encoding:
- the ythdf2 gene encoding YTH domain-containing family protein 2: MSASSLLEQRPKGQANKVQNGAVTQKDTLNDDEFEPYLNTQARQSNAYTAMSDSYMPSYYSPSIGFSYSLNEAAWSTGGDPPMPYLASYGQLSNGEPHYLPDAMFGQPGPLGNNPFLGQHGFNFFPSGIDFSAWGNSSSQGQSGTPQSSGYSSSYAYAPSSLGGAMIDGQSPFAPAANEPLNKAPGMNSLDQGMAGLKIGGAAPGGNGDMAPKVVGSGIPGGGPLGPVSSVGPPSMPPVSIAPAKPASWADIASKPAKPQPKLKTKGGMAGANLPPPPIKHNMDIGTWDNKGNMPKAATPQQVPSIPSNGQPPNQASPQPGATAVGNPQMPLSNGQLGPPVSQMGQHQLQPSGQPGMAQMPQPPLSQGPPLPSQQQQPSQPTRWVPPRNRANGFGDGSGSGTGQSPPTSSGVGVVPGVPSEPHPVLEKLRMVNNYNPKDFDWNPKQGRVFIIKSYSEDDIHRSIKYNIWCSTEHGNKRLDAAYRSLGGKGPLYLLFSVNGSGHFCGVAEMRSPVDYNTSAGVWSQDKWKGRFDVRWIFVKDVPNSQLRHIRLENNENKPVTNSRDTQEVPLDKARQVLKIIAGYKHTTSIFDDFSHYEKRQEEEECVKKVEVQGSEPYPSNPSNRSHYRLQERQGRVK, from the exons ATGTCAGCCAGCAGCCTTCTTGAACAG AGACCGAAAGGCCAAGCTAATAAAG tgcAAAACGGAGCTGTGACCCAAAAGGATACTTTGAATGACGATGAGTTTGAGCCTTACCTGAATACTCAGGCCAGACAG aGCAATGCCTATACGGCCATGTCGGACTCGTACATGCCCAGCTACTACAGCCCCTCCATAGGATTTTCCTACTCCCTAAATGAGGCAGCATGGTCCACAGGTGGGGACCCTCCTATGCCTTACCTGGCCTCCTATGGACAGTTGAGCAATGGGGAGCCCCACTACCTCCCGGACGCCATGTTTGGCCAGCCAGGCCCCCTGGGGAACAACCCTTTCCTGGGCCAGCACGGTTTCAACTTCTTCCCCAGTGGCATCGACTTCTCCGCGTGGGGCAATAGCAGCTCTCAGGGACAGTCGGGGACACCGCAGAGTTCTGGCTACAGCAGCAGCTATGCCTATGCTCCCAGCTCACTTGGTGGTGCCATGATTGATGGACAGTCCCCGTTTGCACCTGCTGCCAACGAGCCCCTGAACAAGGCACCTGGTATGAACAGCCTTGACCAGGGCATGGCAGGGCTTAAGATCGGTGGTGCAGCTCCTGGTGGTAATGGGGACATGGCTCCTAAGGTGGTTGGCTCTGGCATACCTGGTGGGGGTCCCCTTGGCCCTGTATCATCTGTAGGACCTCCCAGCATGCCTCCTGTCTCAATTGCCCCTGCCAAGCCAGCCTCCTGGGCCGATATTGCCAGCAAGCCAGCCAAGCCTCAACCCAAGCTGAAAACCAAGGGTGGCATGGCTGGTGCCAATTTACCACCTCCGCCCATTAAACACAACATGGACATCGGCACTTGGGACAACAAGGGCAACATGCCTAAAGCTGCCACCCCTCAGCAGGTGCCCTCTATTCCCAGCAACGGGCAGCCGCCCAATCAGGCTTCCCCACAGCCTGGAGCTACTGCTGTAGGGAACCCACAAATGCCCCTCAGCAATGGACAGCTGGGACCCCCTGTTTCCCAGATGGGGCAGCATCAGCTTCAACCCAGTGGACAACCAGGTATGGCTCAGATGCCCCAGCCTCCTCTCTCCCAAGGTCCTCCTCTTCCAAGCCAACAACAGCAACCTTCTCAACCTACTCGTTGGGTCCCTCCACGGAACCGGGCTAATGGATTTGGGGATGGCAGTGGGAGTGGTACAGGCCAGTCACCTCCCACTTCCTCTGGTGTGGGTGTGGTTCCTGGAGTCCCTTCTGAGCCTCACCCAGTCTTAGAGAAGTTGCGCATGGTCAACAATTATAACCCCAAGGACTTTGACTGGAATCCCAAGCAGGGCAGGGTGTTTATCATCAAGAGCTACTCCGAGGATGACATCCATCGCTCTATCAAGTATAACATCTGGTGCAGCACGGAGCATGGCAACAAGAGGCTTGATGCAGCTTATCGCTCATTGGGTGGCAAAGGGCCGCTTTATCTTCTGTTCAGTGTCAATGGGAGTGGTCACTTCTGTGGCGTAGCAGAGATGCGCTCGCCCGTGGACTACAACACGTCTGCTGGCGTGTGGTCACAGGACAAGTGGAAGGGCCGTTTTGATGTGCGCTGGATCTTTGTTAAGGACGTTCCCAACAGTCAGCTACGGCACATTCGACTGGAGAACAACGAAAACAAGCCAGTGACCAACTCTCGGGACACACAGGAGGTACCACTGGACAAGGCCAGGCAGGTGCTTAAGATCATCGCTGGATATAAACACACCACTTCCATCTTCGATGACTTTTCTCACTACGAGAAGCgtcaagaggaggaagagtgtgtgaaAAAG GTGGAGGTCCAAGGCAGTGAGCCATATCCCAGCAACCCAAGCAACAGGAGTCATTACAGGCTTCAG GAGCGCCAAGGACGAGTCAAGTAA